The Procambarus clarkii isolate CNS0578487 chromosome 76, FALCON_Pclarkii_2.0, whole genome shotgun sequence genome includes a window with the following:
- the LOC138357253 gene encoding uncharacterized protein, with amino-acid sequence MLDKELRLGRIAGPFEVPPLPNFKCSPIALREKSTPGKFRLLHNLSFPYSQLSVNANIPKEFSTVHYQNINDAIKLVVRCSPGAFLAKCDIAEAFRIVPVHPSDYHLLGFNYGGRYYYEKMLSMGAASSCRIFETFSSGLQWILEEKFNVRGVVKVLDDFLFARTSFKGCLRDLRVFTALCERLGVSLAPHKTEGPCTRLTFLGLELDARRMETRLPEDKRTKYQAEVETAMGKKSLPLRDLQSIIGRLQFATAVIPGGRAFLRRLHALTSGVQRPLRLCFLDAEAQLDLVAWRSFLNTFNGVTVFPPDGGWGSAVSLSMGADASAGGYGLTLGAAWFRGIWPDSWKRLNIALLELYPFYMGIAVFAQVLSNKRLVCRSDNGAVVNVLSSLSAKCPILMQIVRPLAVLRLTHNITLLPSHIPGKLNTVCDALSRLQVLPHMFLREAGLAEKPADVPHNFLPHNFALQL; translated from the coding sequence ATGCTAGACAAAGAATTGAGACTGGGACGAATCGCGGGACCTTTTGAGGTCCCACCGCTCCCGAACTTTAAGTGTTCCCCCATAGCTCTGAGAGAAAAATCCACGCCAGGTAAGTTCAGGCTTTTGCATAATCTTAGCTTTCCTTATTCACAACTAAGCGTGAATGCCAACATTCCTAAAGAGTTTTCAACCGTGCACTACCAGAACATCAACGATGCCATCAAGTTGGTTGTCAGGTGTTCGCCAGGGGCGTTCCTGGCAAAGTGTGACATTGCAGAAGCATTTCGGATCGTGCCAGTACACCCGAGCGATTATCATCTCCTAGGTTTTAATTACGGTGGGCGGTACTATTACGAGAAGATGCTGAGTATGGGAGCTGCCTCCTCCTGCAGGATCTTCGAGACTTTTTCAAGTGGTCTGCAATGGATCCTCGAGGAGAAGTTCAACGTGCGAGGTGTTGTGAAGGTACTCGATGATTTTCTCTTCGCCAGAACTTCTTTCAAAGGATGCCTGCGTGACCTGCGGGTGTTCACCGCTCTCTGTGAACGACTGGGGGTTTCCCTGGCGCCACACAAGACTGAGGGACCGTGCACTCGGCTTACGTTCCTAGGCCTCGAATTAGATGCACGTAGGATGGAAACCAGACTCCCAGAAGACAAGCGGACGAAGTACCAGGCAGAAGTAGAGACGGCGATGGGGAAGAAGTCACTTCCCCTGAGAGACCTTCAGTCGATCATAGGAAGGCTGCAATTCGCCACAGCGGTAATTCCGGGAGGACGGGCTTTCCTAAGACGACTGCACGCGCTCACTAGTGGAGTACAGCGTCCCTTGCGTCTATGCTTTCTGGACGCTGAGGCTCAGTTAGACCTTGTAGCCTGGCGCTCCTTCCTCAATACTTTTAACGGTGTTACGGTATTTCCCCCCGATGGAGGATGGGGGTCAGCTGTGTCTCTATCGATGGGCGCGGACGCCTCTGCTGGAGGGTACGGGCTCACACTGGGGGCAGCATGGTTCCGGGGCATTTGGCCAGATTCATGGAAAAGGCTTAACATAGCCCTGCTGGAGCTTTATCCTTTCTATATGGGTATTGCCGTCTTCGCTCAGGTATTGTCCAACAAGAGACTAGTCTGCAGGTCTGATAATGGCGCTGTGGTAAATGTACTTTCTTCGCTGTCTGCCAAGTGCCCAATTCTTATGCAAATAGTCAGGCCTCTGGCCGTACTCCGGCTTACGCATAATATAACACTTCTCCCATCACACATTCCCGGCAAGCTTA